In a genomic window of Dolichospermum sp. DET69:
- the mobC gene encoding plasmid mobilization relaxosome protein MobC produces the protein MAAENSLTMAELFRAKTIKNRLPRRVTKVAGQTYWELGKIGNNLNQIAKAINTSVLMGEPVVVDRGLLEQVRNLVKQVRREIAEIDLITDIQDEA, from the coding sequence ATGGCAGCAGAAAACAGCTTGACGATGGCAGAGCTATTCCGTGCCAAAACCATCAAAAATAGATTGCCCCGGCGTGTCACCAAAGTGGCAGGTCAAACTTATTGGGAGTTGGGGAAAATCGGTAATAACCTTAACCAAATCGCTAAAGCTATCAATACATCGGTACTCATGGGTGAGCCAGTGGTTGTTGATAGAGGATTGTTGGAACAGGTAAGAAATTTGGTAAAACAAGTGCGACGAGAGATTGCTGAAATTGATT